The Corylus avellana chromosome ca11, CavTom2PMs-1.0 genome contains the following window.
TGGAGCTTTTAAAACATTAAGATGATAAAGCATCAAGCTATTGCAGTTGGGAAGAGTCCACATATCAATGTCAAATTAAAGCTTGTAAATCTCAAGTCAAAAGAGCTCTTGTTTCAATAAAACAGATTTTCTGTTTTACTCCCTGCTGTTTAGTATTTCTTTCGCACAACAGACTAAACAATGATGGTCAATACATGTAAAGTATACAACAACTAGCATGCCTTGAAGACAGGTTTAAGCATATGAATGATGTCTATGGCGATCCTTCTCCCTTGATGAATAAGAGGAACTGCGGTAGTCACGATCTGAAAATGAAGATGATGTTCAAATGATGAAACTAGggtttaacccaaaaaaatagaaagaaaaaaaaaccatttgatTATAATACAAAGGGAAACAAAATGCAAACCTCTTGATGAGTGATGTCTTGATTTCCCCAAATGGCCTCCTACATTCACAAGGAAAAGATTATATCATTAGAAAATCTAAGAATAATACGAAAAAGAGATCATACCATGTTAGAAATCAAAGATTAAACATTACTGTTGCAAATCAACAAGTTCATGAATAAAATGGTTGTAAACATACCTATATCCTTTCCTCTATCCTTAGAACGATGATTGCGATCCCTCACTTTATCTCTATCCCTCTCAGCTTCCTCTCGATCCCGTTCCCGGTCGGAATCCCTGCCCCTATCATGATCGCGGGCCTTTGATCTGTCCTCCCTCTCTCTGTCcctttctctttccctctccttctctctctctttgtttctttcCCTGCTTGCCTCTGTTCTATGCTCAGGGTTGGATTTTTGTATGGACTCTTCTCTTGCTTGTCCATCAAGAGGCGTGTTCTTTGGTTCATCATCacttttctttgtttccttcAGCTTGTCAATGGCTACTCTTACTAATGCATCCTTGGACCCACTAGATTCCGGATTAACTGCTGCTGAAGCAAGCTCGGTATTAGCCGTAGGGCTAGCCTGCGGAAGTTCCTGcaaaaaatagagaagaagaaaaaaaacactaaatttaATTCCAATCTCCCAAAAATCAGGAGGTCTAGCAACCAACCTCTACAGTATGAATCTCcagaaaacgaaaacaaaaacaaaacaaaaaaagacagCAGCACTTCTAAAAATTATCCAACACTTGGTGAGGGATTAGAAATTACAGGAATTGTAGAAAGAATATCAGCAAAGGTCTATGTTTTCAGTTAAACTTAAAGAATgcaggaagaagaaagaattacCTTCGAAACTGGCTGAGATTGTGAATCCTTTGACTGACTGGAAAAAGTAAAAGAGTCTCCATCCTTACAGACTGGAATGTACTGTGCCTTAGAAAGGCTGTACAAGTGAGCCAGAACTCTACAAACTTCATCAATCCCAGACTTTTCTGCATCAAATGCCTTCCACCACGGTGGATTCTCAGGAAGGGGTACCTGGAACCGACGAGCAGCAGCATAGACAACCCCACAAGCCACAACCTCACTCTTGAATCGAACACATAAGGTTGTGCGCAAACTGCTCAAATTTCAATATGAAACAAACTTAA
Protein-coding sequences here:
- the LOC132165667 gene encoding cyclin-L1-1; translated protein: MIYTAIDNFYLTDEQLKNSPSRKDGIDEATEITLRIYGCDLIQESGILLRLPQAVMATGQVLFHRFYCKKSFARFNVKKVAAGCVWLASKLEESPRKARQVLIVFHRMECRRENLPVVYLEIGSQKYHDLKTDLSRTERHILKEMGFICHVEHPHKFISNYLATLETPPELRQEAWNLANDSLRTTLCVRFKSEVVACGVVYAAARRFQVPLPENPPWWKAFDAEKSGIDEVCRVLAHLYSLSKAQYIPVCKDGDSFTFSSQSKDSQSQPVSKELPQASPTANTELASAAVNPESSGSKDALVRVAIDKLKETKKSDDEPKNTPLDGQAREESIQKSNPEHRTEASRERNKEREKERERERDREREDRSKARDHDRGRDSDRERDREEAERDRDKVRDRNHRSKDRGKDIGGHLGKSRHHSSRDRDYRSSSYSSREKDRHRHHSYA